The following nucleotide sequence is from Verrucomicrobiota bacterium.
CGTCATCATCGCCACGGACACCGACGGCGACGGGCTGGCCAACCGGAACGCGGCGCTGCCGATGGACGAGGACCGCTTCGGGTCCGACCCGACCAAGCCGGACACCGACGGCGACGGCCTCGATGATCTCGCCGAGTTCTGCGCCGACATCTACGTCGGCTCCAATCCGACGGAGAAGGACAGCGACGGCGACGGGATCCCCGACGGGCGCGACAAGTGGCCGACGGTGGCCATCCGGCCCACCACGGACTATGCCTACCCAACGCCAATCCTCGACGGGCATATTGACTCGGTCTACCAGCCGCTGATCGACCGCTGGTACGCGACCAACTGGACCAGCCTCGACAAGCAGGGCGTCGCCGTTTACGCCTGCTGGGACGAGGAGACGCTCTACCTCGCCGCGAAGGCGCCGGCGAAGTTCAGCTACGAGATGCAGATCGACACCTCGGCCGACAACGGTTTCTGGGCCGGGGGCGATACGTACTTTCTACGGGTGCCGGCCGATGGCCAGCCGACGTGGGAGTGGGCGGAAACGCCCGGCCTCAACCCAGGCAAAGCGGCTTGGGGCACGGACGCCGGCGGCAACGTCGTCATGGAAGTCGCGCTGCCGGCTCGTATCGGCCAGGGCTGGAGCCGCGAGATCAACTACGGCGGAAAACGGTTGCCGGAGGACGTGGCCGACGGGCTCCTTCTCCTCGGCGGGCGCGAGGTTTCGTTCAACATCGCCCTCGACTTCCCGGAGACTCGCAAGCGCGTGCTGTTCACGCCGACGTGGACGATGATCTCGACGACGCTCGACAAGGACATCGGCGACGCCGACCTGCCGCTGCTGCGATATACGAAGGCGATGCAGCACGAAGCCGAGCCGGTCGCGCGCGTTGACGGCGTGCGCCAGACGACTCGAGTTACCGTCGTCAACGAGGCGGGCGCGAAGCTCGGCAGCCGGATGGGCAGCGGCGAGGTAAGGCTCAAGGGCGTCACCATCGGCCACGACCCGGTGACGGGCCGGAACGTGATCATCGCCAGAACCTCGACCAAGAAAGAGTCGCGCCCGTTCGACCTGGTCGTAGATGCCTCCGCCCAGCCGCCCGTGCTTCGCGAAGGCGACATGGACGAGATGGGCCGAACATCGCTCGTCGTTGAGGGCGAGCCGGGTGCGAACGTGACGGTCGAGTACCAAGTCGATGCGAATACATGGATCCCCGTGGCCTCCGCGGCACTCGATGAGAAGGGTCGGGGCATGGTGCCGTTCGACCTCGGCCTGCGCGGCTTCCGCGGCGAGTACTTCGAAACGGACACGTGGACCGAGCCGGTCTTCTACCGCACGGATCGGGAGATCAGGTTCGACTACAACGAGGGGTCGCCGGTCAAAGACGCCATTGACACCGAGTCGTTCAGTGTCCGCTGGACAGGCTTCATGAAGGTTGACGCCGAGACGAAGGCGACGTTCTTCCTCTCGACCGACGACGGATCGAGGCTCTGGATCGACGGCAAGCTCGTCGTCGACCACTGGGGCCACCACGGCAAGGAAGAGAAGGCGGGTGAGGCAACGCTCGCGCCAGGCGTGCACGAGCTTCGGATCGACTACTACGAGGAATACGGCTGGGCGGCCGCACACCTCGAGTGGCAGCCGGAGGGCGGCGAGCGGACCTACGAGGTTCCGGTCGTGGCGTTCAAGTCGGCGTTCGAGCCGCGCGTGGAATGGTGCCTGAGGGCCCGGCAGGTCGATGTGCTGGGCAACGCATCGGGGCCCTCGGCGGTGTGGCGCATCAAGGCGGAGTGATCCAAGCCGGCCCGCACATAGCCTGACACGCCCCTTTGTGCATGGCGAGATCGTGCAAAAAGGACGTGCATACCCTCTCGCGATATCAGATAATCCGCGAGCTGTTGCAGAGGGAAAACGCTTCACGGGGGCGCCCTGCGTCCCGCCACCATCAGAGGGAGGTGTGGGATTGTGCTTGGAATCAATGATCCATGGATCGTCGCCGCCTACCTGCTCTGCATCGCCTCGACGTTGCTCTGCGTGGTCTACGGTCTGATCAACTGGAACCGCGGGGGCGAGAAAGAGGGCGAGCAGATCAAGGAAGAGATCGGCTGGGAGGAAAAAGAACAACAAGTCGAAGAAGCACTGTAGCGACGGAGGAATGCAATGAACGCACTGATCATTGCTGCAGCACCGCTGAGCAACATCCCCGTGCTGGCCGTCGTTATCGTGGCGTACCTCGCCGCCATTGGCTACCTCGGGTACCGAGGGTACGCGGGGACGAAGACCAGCGCGGATTTCATGGTCGCCGGGCGGCGCATTCACCCGTGGGTGATGGCGCTCAGCTACGGGGCCACATTCATCAGCACATCGGCCATCGTCGGGTTCGGCAGCACGGCCGGCATGTTCGGTTTCAGCCTCTTGTGGCTGGCCTTCCTCAACATCTTCGTTGGCATCTTCATCGCGTTCGTCTTCTTCGGTAAGCGTACGCGGAAGGTGGGCCACAATCTGGACGCGCACACGTTTCCCGAGATCCTGGCGCGGCGCTACAATTCGCGTTTCATCCAGGGTTTCTCGGGGCTGGTGATCTTCCTGTTCATGCCGCTGTACACTGCGGCGGTCCTCATCGGCGCTTCGCGAATCATCGCGGAGTTCGTCGGGCTTGATTTCAACATCGCGTTGCTCGTGTTCGCCGTGATCGTGGCGGCCTACGTGATCTTCGGCGGGCTGAAGGGCGTCATGTATACGGACGCACTGCAGGGCACGCTGATGTTCATCGGCATGGCGATCCTGCTCGTCATGACCTACTCGACGCTGGGGGGCGTGACGCCGGCGCACGAGAAGCTGACGACAATGGCGCCGCTGGCGGCCGACAACCCGGTGCTCGGCACGTTCTTGGGTCATCAGGGGTGGACGGCGATGCCGAGGCTCTTCTCGCGGTTCTGGTGGGTCGTTGTCTCGAGTGTGGTCATGGGCGTCGGCATCGGCGTCCTCGCGCAGCCGCAGCTCGCCGTGCGGTTCATGACCGTGCGGTCGAACCGCGAGCTGAACCGGGCCGTACTCGTCGGGGGCGTGTTCATCATCATGATGGTCGGCGTCGCGTTCGTGTGCGGCTCGCTGTCGAACGCCGTGTACCAGGAGGAGCCTGAGACGTTCGTCAAGGCCGCCGGGCTGGAGAAGGTCGTCCGCCACAATGAGGATGGCAGCATCAAGACGATGACAAACGACGCGGGCATCCTGTTTGTCCTGATCACGCCGAAGGATCCCGACGGGAACGACGTTCTCGACGAGAACGGCAATCCCAAGGAGGTTCCCGTGCCGGCCTTCGGCCTCGCCACGTGCACGAAGGTGCCCACCCCGGTGTACAAGAGCCCGGGCGAGGGCCTGCCGCGCCAGTGGATGGAGGAACCGAAGACGGTCACCGACGAGATCATGCCGCGCTACCTGAAGGCCAAGATGCCGCCGTGGTTCCTGTACGTGTTCATGGTGACGATCCTGGCCGCGGCGATGTCGACCATCAGCTCGCAGTTCCACACGATGGGTACATCAGTCGGGCGCGATTTCTACGAGCAGGGCATCAACCGAGGCCGTGGAACCAAGGCAACTGTGCTGACCACGCGGATCGGGATGCTCATAGCCATCGTGGCCACGATCGTCATCAGCTATGCCATTGCCGACAGCGAGAACATCATCGCCATGGTCACCGCGCTGTTCTTCGGCTTGTGCGCGGCTGCCTTCCTGCCCGCGTATGTCGGCGCGCTGTACTGGAGGGGCATGACGCGGGCCGGGGCGACCGCGAGCATCGTGACGGGCTTCGTCGTGAGCTTCCTGTGGCTGACCTGCATGGCTGACAAGATCACAGCCGGCTTCTCGATTCCGCGGTTCTTCGGCCAGAGCCCGACGCTCGTCGCGGCAGGGAGCATCTGGACCTACGTCGAGGCGATCGTGATCGCGCTGCCGCTCTCGGCAGTCGTGGCCGTGGTCGTAAGCCTGATGACGAAGCCGGAGCCGAAAGAGCACCTGGACAAATGCTTCAGGGGCGTGAATAAGGCATAGTTCTTCGCCGCCCTGGGGCGGGGAACGTCTTTGGTAGCACCGATAGAAGACGCAGCATTGGGGTAACGTGGGGGCCGGTCCTTCGGCCCCCACGCCGACTCAGGAAGGATGATGAAGGAGCTGCTTTCGGGCAACGAGGCGATCGCGCGCGGCGCGGTCGAGGCCGGCGTGCGGTTCGCCGCCGCCTACCCCGGCACGCCGAGCACGGAGATCCTCGAAACGCTGGCCACGTGCGACGGCATCGAGGCGCAGTGGTCGCCCAATGAGAAGACGGCGCTCGAGGCCGGCATCGGCGCGTGCCTCGCGGGCGCGCGCGTGCTCGTGGCGATGAAACACGTTGGGCTCAACGTCGCCGCCGACCCGCTCATGACGCTGTCGTACACGGGCGTCAACGGCGGGCTCGTGATCGTCACCGCCGACGATCCGGGCATGCACTCGTCGCAGAACGAGCAGGACAACCGCCACTACGCGCGCTTCGCCAAGGTGCCGATGCTCGAGCCGAGCGACAGCCAGGAGGCGAAGGACTTCGTCCTCGAGGCGTTCAAGATCAGCGAGCAGTTCGACACACCCGTGCTCGTCCGCACGACGACGCGCGTCTCGCACGGCAAGAGCCTCGTCAAGCTCGGCACGCCCGTCACGCCTGACCGCAGGCTCGCGTTCGAGCGCAATCCCCGCAAGTACGTCATGATCCCGGCGCACGCGCGCGTGCGGCATGCGTTCGTCGAGCAGCGGCTCGAGAAGCTGCGCAAGCTCTCCGAGCGCACGAGCCTGAACCGGATTGAAACAGGCTCGAGGGCGCTCGGCATCGTCGCGTCGAGCATCGCCTACGAGCACGCGAAGGAGGTCGCGCCGGACGCCTCGTTTCTCAAGCTCGGCCTGAGCTACCCGCTGCCCATCGAGAAGCTCCGCGCGTTCGCCAAGACCGTGCGCAAGCTCGTCGTGATCGAAGAGCTCGATCCGTTCACCGAGGAGCAACTGCGCGCGGCGGGGCTCAAGGTCGTGGGCAAGCCGGCTGAATACAGGCTCGGCGAACTGACGCCCGACCGCGTCGCCGAGATTGTCAGCGGCAAGAAGATGCCGTGCGCCAAGGCCAAGCCGGCCGACGTGCTGCCCCCGCGTCCGCCCGTGCTCTGCCCGTCGTGCCCGCACCGCGCGGTGTTCCACGTGATCCGCAAGCTCAAGCTCGTCGCCACGGGCGACATCGGCTGCTACACGCTTGGGACGCTGCCGCCACTCAACGCGCTCGACACCTGCATCTGCATGGGGGCGAGCGTCGGCGCGGCGCTTGGCATGACGAAGGTACTCGACGAGAAGACGCGCAAGACGGTCGTCGGCGTCATCGGCGACTCGACGTTTGTGCACTCGGGCATCACGGGCCTGATCGACATGGTCTACAACCGCGGC
It contains:
- a CDS encoding sodium:solute symporter family protein — translated: MNALIIAAAPLSNIPVLAVVIVAYLAAIGYLGYRGYAGTKTSADFMVAGRRIHPWVMALSYGATFISTSAIVGFGSTAGMFGFSLLWLAFLNIFVGIFIAFVFFGKRTRKVGHNLDAHTFPEILARRYNSRFIQGFSGLVIFLFMPLYTAAVLIGASRIIAEFVGLDFNIALLVFAVIVAAYVIFGGLKGVMYTDALQGTLMFIGMAILLVMTYSTLGGVTPAHEKLTTMAPLAADNPVLGTFLGHQGWTAMPRLFSRFWWVVVSSVVMGVGIGVLAQPQLAVRFMTVRSNRELNRAVLVGGVFIIMMVGVAFVCGSLSNAVYQEEPETFVKAAGLEKVVRHNEDGSIKTMTNDAGILFVLITPKDPDGNDVLDENGNPKEVPVPAFGLATCTKVPTPVYKSPGEGLPRQWMEEPKTVTDEIMPRYLKAKMPPWFLYVFMVTILAAAMSTISSQFHTMGTSVGRDFYEQGINRGRGTKATVLTTRIGMLIAIVATIVISYAIADSENIIAMVTALFFGLCAAAFLPAYVGALYWRGMTRAGATASIVTGFVVSFLWLTCMADKITAGFSIPRFFGQSPTLVAAGSIWTYVEAIVIALPLSAVVAVVVSLMTKPEPKEHLDKCFRGVNKA
- the iorA gene encoding indolepyruvate ferredoxin oxidoreductase subunit alpha, which produces MKELLSGNEAIARGAVEAGVRFAAAYPGTPSTEILETLATCDGIEAQWSPNEKTALEAGIGACLAGARVLVAMKHVGLNVAADPLMTLSYTGVNGGLVIVTADDPGMHSSQNEQDNRHYARFAKVPMLEPSDSQEAKDFVLEAFKISEQFDTPVLVRTTTRVSHGKSLVKLGTPVTPDRRLAFERNPRKYVMIPAHARVRHAFVEQRLEKLRKLSERTSLNRIETGSRALGIVASSIAYEHAKEVAPDASFLKLGLSYPLPIEKLRAFAKTVRKLVVIEELDPFTEEQLRAAGLKVVGKPAEYRLGELTPDRVAEIVSGKKMPCAKAKPADVLPPRPPVLCPSCPHRAVFHVIRKLKLVATGDIGCYTLGTLPPLNALDTCICMGASVGAALGMTKVLDEKTRKTVVGVIGDSTFVHSGITGLIDMVYNRGVTTLLILDNRTTAMTGRQDHPATGRTLQGEPTHRLDLAGLCRAVGAADVRTVKPFDLKVLEEAVRSAVAFDGVSVLIVEQPCVLITKERPTEVMHVELELCRKCGACLKLGCPAISELEDGAVAINPALCNLCGLCAQVCPFDAIHSIPRC